The following are encoded in a window of Ferribacterium limneticum genomic DNA:
- a CDS encoding PEP-CTERM sorting domain-containing protein yields the protein MKFSLKTITAAVALATVAAGANATMSTAGTAKDGSLVMFAYSASSGYVTGMFDLGLTIDQVIPAAGSINSAFTTGGAGAEIVWNLKGNTVTGSLGSTLGITGNWGTQYNDWMADLNGATDIRYAVFAASKESAADVRALSTTNELAKVATQGKSNLAAFSTVFDNFIAPHNLIGSNATDANGGSSSLDSSFSSAKANTTFGSGMNWGTKASFNATADAGTALSFFYLDTNKAGTVARNIQFADTTFNFNAATGTLSYDVAAAVPEPESYAMFLAGLGLLGAVARRRRAK from the coding sequence ATGAAGTTTTCTCTCAAGACCATCACTGCTGCTGTCGCACTGGCGACCGTTGCTGCAGGTGCCAACGCTACGATGTCTACCGCTGGCACTGCCAAGGACGGTAGCCTGGTCATGTTCGCCTACTCCGCTTCCAGCGGCTACGTCACCGGCATGTTTGACCTCGGCCTGACCATCGACCAGGTCATCCCGGCCGCCGGTTCCATCAACAGCGCCTTCACCACCGGCGGCGCTGGTGCAGAGATCGTCTGGAACCTCAAGGGCAACACCGTCACCGGTTCCCTGGGCTCCACCCTGGGCATTACCGGCAACTGGGGCACCCAGTACAACGACTGGATGGCCGACCTGAACGGCGCCACCGACATCCGCTACGCCGTCTTCGCTGCTTCCAAGGAAAGTGCTGCTGACGTTCGTGCCCTGTCCACCACCAACGAACTTGCCAAGGTCGCCACTCAAGGCAAGTCCAACCTGGCTGCTTTCAGTACTGTCTTCGACAACTTCATCGCTCCCCACAACCTGATCGGCAGCAATGCCACCGATGCCAATGGTGGTAGCAGCAGCCTCGACAGCAGCTTTTCCTCTGCGAAGGCCAACACCACCTTCGGTTCCGGCATGAACTGGGGAACCAAGGCCTCCTTCAACGCCACCGCCGATGCCGGCACCGCCCTGTCCTTCTTCTATTTGGACACCAACAAGGCTGGCACCGTCGCCCGCAACATCCAGTTCGCCGACACCACCTTCAATTTCAACGCCGCTACCGGCACCCTGAGCTACGACGTGGCCGCCGCCGTACCGGAACCCGAGTCCTATGCCATGTTCCTGGCCGGCCTTGGCTTGCTCGGCGCCGTCGCTCGCCGTCGTCGCGCCAAGTAA
- the epsA gene encoding XrtB/PEP-CTERM-associated transcriptional regulator EpsA, which yields MSPIELERLMITIESSQQVHRRSQYFLWSQGVLQSFLPHDLLIFGHGEYGGPGFHCEVLARANTLDDRALHGEIDHLVELMVDNWQNSGHVPRLYSANDGEGGGGAIGEALCRLGLGHALAHGAKEFSGNSSGFFVFLRMPEAPGRRHAYFAEMLMPYLHTTLHRMLISEKGSPENRVRQNLKLSIREAQVISLVRDGKTNQQIGQVLELSPLTVKNHVQNILRKLDVANRAQAVAKAVKARLIGEQPGS from the coding sequence CCTATCGAGCTCGAACGACTGATGATTACCATCGAGTCGTCACAGCAAGTGCACCGGCGTAGTCAGTATTTCCTCTGGTCGCAGGGCGTGTTGCAGAGCTTCCTTCCGCATGATCTGCTCATTTTTGGCCATGGTGAATACGGCGGGCCGGGTTTTCACTGCGAAGTGCTGGCGCGTGCCAATACCTTGGATGACCGGGCACTGCATGGCGAGATCGACCACCTGGTCGAGCTGATGGTCGATAACTGGCAGAACAGTGGCCATGTCCCCCGTCTGTACAGTGCCAATGACGGGGAGGGCGGTGGCGGCGCCATTGGTGAGGCCCTTTGTCGTCTTGGCCTCGGCCATGCCTTGGCCCACGGCGCCAAGGAATTTTCCGGCAACAGTTCCGGTTTTTTCGTCTTTCTGCGCATGCCGGAAGCTCCCGGACGGCGTCACGCCTACTTTGCCGAAATGCTGATGCCTTACTTGCATACCACGCTGCATCGGATGCTGATCTCGGAGAAAGGCTCTCCGGAAAATCGCGTGCGCCAGAACCTCAAACTCAGTATTCGCGAGGCCCAGGTCATCTCCCTGGTGCGCGACGGCAAGACCAATCAGCAAATCGGTCAAGTACTCGAACTCAGCCCGCTGACTGTCAAGAACCATGTTCAGAACATCCTGCGCAAGCTCGATGTCGCCAACCGCGCTCAAGCCGTGGCCAAGGCCGTCAAGGCAAGGCTGATCGGGGAGCAACCCGGGAGCTAA
- a CDS encoding ShlB/FhaC/HecB family hemolysin secretion/activation protein, with amino-acid sequence MPLHCSVPLKSRCLKVSLSFFVAAIVAIPALPEALANTAEAPLIAARAAGFDILEYVVEGNTVLPAIEIERAVYPHLGPGKDLSDVEKARNDLEKAYHDAGYLTVAVDIPEQQVKGGLVTIKVIEGKVERLKVSGNRYSLRSDIRAGVPSLAPETVPNFNEVQDQLGRLTSADRQVAPLLRPGRQPGTVEVELAVDDKSPIHGSVELNNKQSPDTSEGRLETSLRYQNLWQRQHSLGLGWSVSPQDMNEVNILSMFYGLPVGRSGDSLSFYYVHSSSNIASVAASGVAGKGDTLGLRYVASLRSIGTFTHQLLAGFDFKDLQENTTLVGTDTSSKPLRYMPLALQYSGAFHGESSSLEFNLGATLGLRPLMERQVLCDGQQRDQFDCRRRGASGNFAVMRGDLAYRQRFGAWGLLVRAEGQISSQPLVSPEQFTAGGFDSVRGYLESEALGDKGLRLRFELAAPPFVPGGGQFSMTPHIFYDGASLYVIEALPEQKDHFTLSSIGLGFRLAGGKNWLANVEGAHTLHAGPRTERGYQRGLLSFKYQF; translated from the coding sequence ATGCCCTTGCACTGTTCTGTTCCCCTCAAGTCGCGCTGCCTCAAGGTTTCTCTCTCTTTCTTTGTTGCTGCAATTGTTGCCATTCCGGCTTTGCCGGAGGCCTTGGCCAACACCGCGGAAGCACCGTTAATTGCCGCCAGGGCGGCAGGTTTCGATATTCTGGAATACGTCGTCGAAGGCAATACGGTGTTGCCGGCCATCGAGATCGAGCGGGCCGTCTATCCACATCTTGGCCCGGGCAAGGATCTGTCCGACGTGGAAAAGGCGCGCAATGATCTCGAAAAGGCCTACCACGATGCCGGCTACCTGACGGTGGCGGTCGATATTCCCGAGCAGCAAGTGAAGGGCGGACTGGTTACGATCAAAGTGATCGAAGGCAAGGTGGAGCGCCTGAAGGTGAGCGGCAACCGCTACAGCCTGCGCAGTGATATCCGTGCTGGTGTGCCCAGCCTGGCGCCGGAGACTGTGCCGAATTTCAATGAGGTTCAGGATCAATTAGGTCGCCTGACCAGTGCTGATCGCCAGGTGGCGCCCCTGCTGCGGCCTGGTCGCCAACCAGGGACGGTCGAGGTGGAGCTTGCGGTAGACGACAAATCGCCGATCCATGGCAGCGTTGAGCTGAACAACAAGCAAAGCCCGGATACCAGCGAGGGGCGACTGGAAACGAGTCTGCGTTATCAAAACCTTTGGCAGCGCCAGCATAGCCTTGGCCTGGGGTGGTCGGTCAGTCCGCAGGATATGAACGAAGTGAATATCCTTTCCATGTTCTACGGATTGCCGGTCGGTCGGAGTGGCGATTCGCTCAGTTTTTATTACGTCCATTCTTCAAGCAACATTGCCTCGGTTGCGGCGAGTGGTGTAGCTGGCAAAGGCGATACCTTGGGTCTCCGTTACGTGGCATCGCTACGGAGTATCGGAACGTTCACTCATCAACTGTTGGCCGGTTTTGATTTCAAGGATCTTCAGGAAAACACGACCCTGGTGGGGACCGATACGTCGAGCAAACCGCTCCGCTACATGCCGCTCGCGCTGCAGTATTCGGGCGCTTTTCATGGCGAGTCAAGCAGCCTGGAATTTAATCTGGGCGCTACGCTTGGGCTCAGGCCCTTGATGGAGCGACAGGTCTTGTGCGATGGCCAGCAGCGCGACCAGTTCGATTGTCGCCGCCGGGGAGCAAGCGGTAACTTTGCTGTAATGCGCGGTGATCTGGCTTATCGGCAGCGTTTCGGTGCCTGGGGTTTGCTTGTGCGTGCAGAAGGGCAGATCAGCAGTCAGCCACTGGTCTCACCCGAACAGTTCACGGCGGGTGGCTTCGATAGTGTGCGTGGTTACCTTGAATCAGAGGCATTGGGTGACAAAGGCTTGCGTTTGCGCTTTGAGTTGGCAGCACCGCCATTTGTACCCGGAGGTGGGCAATTCTCGATGACTCCTCACATTTTCTATGACGGGGCCAGCCTCTACGTGATTGAGGCTCTGCCTGAGCAGAAGGATCACTTTACCTTGTCGAGTATCGGACTCGGATTTCGCTTGGCTGGCGGGAAAAACTGGCTGGCGAATGTCGAAGGGGCTCATACCCTGCATGCGGGTCCGAGGACAGAGAGAGGCTACCAGCGTGGTCTGCTCAGTTTTAAATATCAATTCTAA